The Pantoea phytobeneficialis genome has a segment encoding these proteins:
- a CDS encoding tail fiber assembly protein gives MAKVTLDKNGLAKASGTLTVYSYDAISGGFTGASDEYLLQGLGLPANATTTAPPDVTAGSIAIWRDEVWQTVSDHRGETVYSTADGAPRLITETGDYPADTTTLKPATGFDKWDGEKWVTDADAQKLADEADADKQKSTLISIANTTTQAWQTQLMLGIITGTDKEKLTHWMKYIQDVQAVDTSAAPDIVWPDKPE, from the coding sequence CACCCTGACCGTGTACAGCTATGACGCCATCAGCGGGGGATTTACCGGAGCCTCTGACGAGTACCTTTTGCAGGGGCTGGGCCTGCCCGCAAATGCCACCACCACCGCACCACCTGATGTGACGGCAGGCAGTATTGCTATCTGGCGTGATGAAGTCTGGCAGACAGTCAGCGATCACCGTGGGGAAACGGTGTATTCAACGGCTGACGGCGCTCCCCGACTGATAACAGAAACCGGTGATTATCCGGCGGATACCACGACGTTAAAACCCGCGACTGGCTTTGATAAATGGGACGGTGAAAAGTGGGTAACGGATGCTGACGCGCAGAAACTGGCCGATGAGGCAGACGCCGATAAGCAAAAGAGCACGCTAATCAGCATCGCCAATACCACCACTCAGGCATGGCAGACGCAGCTGATGCTCGGCATCATTACCGGTACCGACAAAGAAAAGCTGACCCACTGGATGAAATATATTCAGGATGTGCAGGCGGTCGATACTTCCGCCGCTCCGGATATTGTCTGGCCGGACAAACCTGAATAA